One genomic region from Pseudomonas hormoni encodes:
- a CDS encoding SPOR domain-containing protein, whose amino-acid sequence MAAKKKPAPKRGASRYQAPAKQPIPGWLWMAIGLTVGAFIVFLMKLEPGKGSESVKREKIEQQKATKIAEANKTPPSPTQPVKPKYDFYTLLPESEVIVPPDAVPEKTPPTPAVPTTPVTPAEAAKIDTARAQAALSGITPPPPPPVAKAAPVTKFFLQAGSFRKEADADKVRAQIILLGQAVAVESGTVKDETWYRVLVGPFSNREQLTTAQKQLAGAGFSNLLLQQRQNR is encoded by the coding sequence TTGGCTGCCAAGAAAAAACCTGCACCCAAGCGTGGCGCCAGCCGTTACCAAGCTCCTGCAAAGCAACCGATCCCGGGCTGGCTGTGGATGGCGATCGGCCTGACGGTCGGCGCGTTCATTGTGTTCCTGATGAAGCTGGAGCCGGGTAAAGGCAGCGAGAGCGTCAAGCGCGAGAAGATCGAGCAGCAGAAAGCCACCAAGATCGCGGAGGCCAACAAGACCCCGCCGAGCCCGACGCAACCCGTGAAGCCGAAGTACGACTTCTATACCTTGCTGCCGGAATCGGAAGTCATCGTTCCGCCGGATGCCGTGCCGGAGAAAACCCCGCCGACGCCGGCCGTACCGACCACGCCGGTAACGCCAGCGGAAGCGGCGAAGATCGACACCGCGCGCGCTCAAGCGGCATTGTCCGGCATCACTCCGCCACCGCCGCCGCCCGTGGCCAAGGCCGCGCCGGTGACCAAGTTCTTCCTGCAAGCCGGCTCGTTCCGTAAGGAAGCCGATGCGGACAAGGTCCGTGCGCAGATCATCTTGCTCGGTCAGGCTGTGGCGGTTGAATCCGGCACGGTTAAAGACGAGACCTGGTATCGGGTGCTGGTCGGGCCGTTCAGCAACCGTGAACAACTGACCACCGCGCAGAAGCAACTGGCCGGCGCCGGGTTCAGCAACCTGTTGTTACAACAACGCCAGAACCGCTGA
- the hslU gene encoding HslU--HslV peptidase ATPase subunit, which translates to MSMTPREIVHELNRHIIGQDDAKRAVAIALRNRWRRMQLPEELRVEVTPKNILMIGPTGVGKTEIARRLAKLANAPFIKVEATKFTEVGYVGRDVESIIRDLADAAIKLLREQEITKVRHRAEDAAEERILDALLPPARMGFNNDDAPSADSNTRQLFRKRLREGQLDDKEIEIEVAEVAGVDISAPPGMEEMTNQLQSLFANMGKGKRKSRKLKVKEALKLVRDEEASRLVNDEELKAKALEAVEQHGIVFIDEIDKVAKRGNSGGVDVSREGVQRDLLPLIEGCTVNTKLGMVKTDHILFIASGAFHLSKPSDLVPELQGRLPIRVELKALTPEDFERILSEPHASLTEQYCALLKTEGLAIEFQPDGIKRIAEIAWQVNEKTENIGARRLHTLLERLLEEVSFSAGDLASAHDGKVILIDADYVNSHLGELAQNEDLSRYIL; encoded by the coding sequence ATGTCCATGACTCCCCGTGAAATCGTCCACGAACTCAATCGCCATATCATCGGCCAGGACGATGCCAAGCGCGCCGTCGCCATCGCGCTGCGTAACCGCTGGCGCCGGATGCAACTGCCGGAAGAGCTGCGCGTTGAAGTAACGCCAAAGAACATTCTCATGATCGGCCCGACCGGTGTCGGTAAAACCGAGATCGCCCGTCGCCTGGCCAAACTGGCCAATGCGCCGTTCATCAAAGTCGAAGCGACCAAGTTCACCGAAGTCGGCTACGTCGGTCGCGACGTCGAGTCGATCATTCGTGATCTGGCTGACGCCGCCATCAAGCTGCTGCGCGAACAGGAAATAACCAAGGTTCGCCACCGCGCCGAAGACGCCGCCGAAGAGCGCATCCTCGACGCCTTGCTGCCACCGGCGCGCATGGGCTTCAACAACGATGACGCCCCGTCGGCCGACTCCAACACCCGCCAGCTGTTCCGCAAGCGACTGCGCGAAGGTCAGCTGGATGACAAGGAGATCGAAATCGAAGTCGCCGAAGTGGCCGGCGTCGATATCTCCGCGCCACCGGGCATGGAAGAAATGACCAATCAGTTGCAGAGCCTGTTCGCCAACATGGGCAAGGGCAAACGCAAGAGCCGCAAGCTCAAGGTCAAGGAAGCGCTGAAACTGGTCCGCGACGAAGAAGCGAGCCGCCTGGTCAACGATGAAGAGCTGAAGGCCAAGGCGCTGGAAGCGGTCGAGCAGCACGGCATCGTGTTCATCGACGAAATCGACAAGGTGGCCAAGCGCGGTAACTCCGGTGGCGTTGATGTGTCCCGTGAGGGCGTACAGCGCGACCTGCTGCCACTGATCGAAGGCTGCACCGTCAACACCAAACTGGGCATGGTCAAGACCGACCACATCCTGTTCATCGCCTCCGGCGCGTTCCACCTGAGCAAGCCGAGTGATCTGGTGCCTGAGTTGCAAGGTCGCCTGCCGATCCGTGTCGAGCTGAAAGCGCTGACGCCTGAAGACTTCGAACGCATTCTCAGCGAGCCGCACGCATCGCTCACCGAGCAATATTGCGCACTGCTGAAAACCGAAGGCCTGGCCATCGAGTTCCAGCCGGATGGCATCAAGCGCATCGCCGAGATCGCCTGGCAGGTCAACGAGAAGACCGAGAACATCGGTGCCCGTCGCCTGCACACCTTGCTTGAGCGACTGCTCGAAGAGGTGTCGTTCAGCGCCGGCGACCTGGCCAGCGCCCACGACGGCAAGGTGATCCTGATCGACGCCGACTACGTCAACAGCCACCTGGGCGAATTGGCGCAGAACGAAGACCTGTCCCGTTATATCCTGTAG
- the hslV gene encoding ATP-dependent protease subunit HslV — translation MTTIVSVRRHGKVVMGGDGQVSLGNTVMKGNAKKVRRLYHGQVIAGFAGATADAFTLFERFEGQLEKHQGHLVRAAVELAKEWRTDRSLSRLEAMLAVANKDASLIITGNGDVVEPEEGLIAMGSGGGYAQAAASALLKKTDLSAREIVETALGIAGDICVFTNHTFTIEEQDLAE, via the coding sequence TTGACCACCATCGTTTCAGTTCGCCGCCACGGCAAAGTCGTCATGGGCGGCGACGGCCAGGTTTCTCTCGGCAATACCGTGATGAAAGGCAACGCGAAGAAAGTTCGTCGCCTGTACCACGGTCAGGTGATCGCCGGTTTTGCCGGGGCCACCGCTGACGCCTTCACCCTGTTCGAGCGCTTCGAAGGCCAGCTCGAGAAACATCAGGGTCACCTGGTTCGCGCCGCCGTCGAACTCGCCAAAGAATGGCGCACCGACCGCTCCCTCAGCCGCCTCGAAGCCATGCTCGCGGTCGCCAACAAAGACGCGTCCCTGATCATCACCGGCAACGGTGACGTGGTTGAGCCCGAAGAAGGCCTGATCGCCATGGGTTCCGGTGGCGGTTACGCCCAGGCCGCCGCCAGCGCGCTGCTGAAGAAAACCGATCTGTCGGCCCGCGAAATCGTCGAAACCGCGCTCGGCATCGCCGGCGACATCTGTGTATTCACCAACCACACCTTCACCATTGAGGAGCAGGACCTCGCCGAGTAA